Proteins from a single region of Longimicrobium sp.:
- a CDS encoding DMT family protein: MTTIVLLLISNVFMTFAWYGHLKHKGLPLVTVILASWGIAFFEYCFQVPANRIGHGRFTAAELKTIQEVISLVVFAGFSVLYLREELKWNYLVGFGLIVAAVFVVFHEW, encoded by the coding sequence ATGACGACCATCGTCCTGCTGCTGATCTCCAACGTGTTCATGACCTTCGCCTGGTACGGGCACCTGAAGCACAAGGGCCTGCCCCTGGTGACGGTGATCCTGGCGAGCTGGGGGATCGCGTTCTTCGAGTACTGCTTCCAGGTGCCGGCCAACCGCATCGGCCACGGGCGCTTCACGGCCGCGGAGCTGAAGACCATCCAGGAGGTGATCTCGCTGGTGGTATTCGCGGGCTTCAGCGTGCTGTACCTGCGCGAGGAGCTGAAGTGGAACTACCTGGTGGGCTTCGGGCTGATCGTGGCGGCCGTGTTCGTCGTCTTCCACGAGTGGTGA